From a region of the Lepus europaeus isolate LE1 chromosome 17, mLepTim1.pri, whole genome shotgun sequence genome:
- the ANKRD1 gene encoding ankyrin repeat domain-containing protein 1, whose protein sequence is MMVLKVEELVTGKKSSNGETGEFLPDDFRDGQYEAAVTSEKQEDLKTLPAHHVSLAEQQWEREKQREAELKKKKLEQRSKLENLEDLEIIIQLKKRKKYRKTKVPVAKEPEPEIITEPVDVPRFLKAALENKLAVVEKFLSDQNNPDVCDEYKRTALHRACLEGHLAIVEKLMEAGAQIEFRDMLESTAIHWACRGGNLEVLKLLLNKGAKISARDKLLSTALHVAVRTGHYECAEHLIACEADLNAKDREGDTPLHDAVRLNRYKMIRLLIMYGADLTIKNSAGKTPMDLVLNWQNGTKAIFDSLKDNSYKTSRIATF, encoded by the exons ATGATGGTACTGAAAGTAGAGGAGCTG GtcacagggaagaagagcagcaacGGGGAAACAGGGGAATTCCTTCCCGATGATTTCAGAGATGGACAGTATGAAGCTGCTGTCACTTCAGAGAAGCAAGAGGATCTAAAGACACTCCCGGCCCACCACGTGAGCCTGGCAGAGCAACAGTGGGAAAGGGAGAAACAGCGAGAGGCAGAG cttaaaaagaaaaaactagaacAAAGATCAAAGCTTGAAAATTTAGAAGACCTTGAAATAATCATTCaactgaagaaaaggaaaaaatacaggaAGACTAAAGTTCCTGTTGCAAAGGAACCGGAACCTGAAATCATT ACCGAACCTGTGGATGTGCCTAGATTTCTAAAGGCTGCTCTGGAAAATAAACTGGCAGTAGTAGAAAAGTTCTTGTCAGACCAGAACAATCCAGATGTCTGTGATGAG TATAAACGAACAGCTCTTCATAGAGCATGCTTGGAAGGGCATTTGGCAATTGTGGAGAAGCTAATGGAAGCTGGAGCCCAGATCGAATTCCGTGATATG CTTGAATCCACAGCCATCCACTGGGCATGCCGTGGAGGAAACCTGGAGGTTTTAAAATTGTTGCTGAACAAAGGTGCAAAAATCAGCGCTCGAGATAAG TTGCTCAGCACGGCGCTGCACGTGGCGGTGAGGACCGGCCACTACGAGTGCGCGGAGCACCTCATCGCCTGTGAAGCAGACCTGAACGCCAAAGACCGA GAAGGAGATACGCCCCTGCATGATGCTGTGAGACTGAATCGCTATAAGATGATAAGGCTCCTGATTATGTACGGTGCCGACCTCACCATCAAGAACAGC GCCGGGAAGACCCCAATGGATCTGGTGCTAAACTGGCAAAATGGAACCAAAGCAATATTCGACAGCCTCAAGGATAACTCCTACAAAACCTCTCGCATAGCTACGTTCTAA